ACCTGCGAGGCGGGGAAGTCGACACCCGCGGCGAGCGCGGCGGTCGTGACGACCGCGGCCAGGTCCTGATTCCCGAATTTGCGCTCGACGGTCTTGCGGCGCTTGTAGTCGAGCCCCGCGTGGTACGGCGCGGAGTCGTACTCCAGTTTCCGGGATATCTCGTGACACCGGCGGCGGGAGTTGGTGAAGATGATCGTCTGCCCGCGGTACCCCTTCGAGGACTTGGTGTCGAACTCGCGGCGGACGAGTTTCTTCTCGATGTCGACCTTCTCGCGGCCCGTCGCGAAGGTGACGTGGCGCTCGATGGGGACGGGGCGCTCCTCGAACTCGATGAGCGTCGCGCGCAGGCGTTCGGCGAGGAACTCGGGGTTGCCGACGGTCGCCGAGAGGTACACCCACTGGGCCGAGGAGCCGCGGTTCTCGGAGTAGTGCTTGAGCCGCGAGATCATCCCGTCCAGGCGGTGGCCCCGCCCCTCCTCTTTGAGGGTGTGGACCTCGTCGATGACGACGGTGCCGATGTCGCCCATGTCCTTGCCCGTGCGCAGGGCGTGGTCGATGCCCTCGTAGGTGCCGACGATGATGTCGGCGTTCGGGTCGAAGCGGTTGCCGTCGTCGTTGATGCGGGAGGCGCCGACGCGGATGGTCACGTCGAGCACGTCGCCGTAGCGCTCCTCGAAGTCCTCGTGCTTCTGGTTGGCGAGCGCGACCAGCGGGACGAGGAACAGCATCTTCCCCTTCCCGTTGAGCGCGTTGTTGACGCCAGCGAGTTCGCCGACGAGCGTCTTCCCCGTCGCCGTCGCGCTCACGACGAGTTGGTCGTCGCCGTCGAAGAGGCCGTTCTGGACCGAGAGGCTCTGCACCGGGAGCAGTTCGTCGAAGCGGCCCTCCACGCGCTCCTGGAGGCCGGGGTGGAGGTTCAGCGAGTCGGTGGGGACGGGGTCGATCTCGTCGGTCGTCGCGGAGATCGTGTCGAACTTCGTGAGGTCGGGGTCGAGGTTCCCCTGGAGGAGGTTCGTGATGCGCTCTAAGTCCTGCACCTCGAACAGCAGGTCCTCCAGCCGTTCTTGGGCGTTGCCGGTGAACTGGCCCTTGTAGGACAGTTCGCGGTCCAACTCTCGTTTGGCGCAGTCGGGGCAGATCCAGTCGCGGTCGGCCTTCACGGCGGTGTCGCTCGTGACCGGCGAGTAGCGCCCGGCGTTGGCGCAGTACCGGCAGGTGCGCACCTGCTTGGCGTCGAGTTGGTACGCCGACAGCATCGACTGGAGGCGTTCGCGAGCGCTCGACCGGGTCTGTTCGGAGATGCGGATGCGGCGGGCCGAGCGCGCCAACTCGACGAACTGGTCGGGCTGGCGCGGCTCCTCGCCCCCCTTCTGCTTCACGCGGAAGCGGCGCGGGCGGGGGCCGGCGTCCGTCTCTTTCAGTTCGAGGACGCCCTGGAGCACGCGCTTGCCGTCGCGCTCGACGACGACGGTGAAGTCCTCGTCGCGCTCGTGGAGGAACAGCGTCTCGACCTGCGGGAGTTGTTCGGACACGGTGATCGGTTGGGGCGAGGTACGTGGATGCGGTATTTCAGGGATTCGGCTTCAATACGGCTGGGTG
The DNA window shown above is from Halobaculum marinum and carries:
- a CDS encoding DEAD/DEAH box helicase is translated as MSEQLPQVETLFLHERDEDFTVVVERDGKRVLQGVLELKETDAGPRPRRFRVKQKGGEEPRQPDQFVELARSARRIRISEQTRSSARERLQSMLSAYQLDAKQVRTCRYCANAGRYSPVTSDTAVKADRDWICPDCAKRELDRELSYKGQFTGNAQERLEDLLFEVQDLERITNLLQGNLDPDLTKFDTISATTDEIDPVPTDSLNLHPGLQERVEGRFDELLPVQSLSVQNGLFDGDDQLVVSATATGKTLVGELAGVNNALNGKGKMLFLVPLVALANQKHEDFEERYGDVLDVTIRVGASRINDDGNRFDPNADIIVGTYEGIDHALRTGKDMGDIGTVVIDEVHTLKEEGRGHRLDGMISRLKHYSENRGSSAQWVYLSATVGNPEFLAERLRATLIEFEERPVPIERHVTFATGREKVDIEKKLVRREFDTKSSKGYRGQTIIFTNSRRRCHEISRKLEYDSAPYHAGLDYKRRKTVERKFGNQDLAAVVTTAALAAGVDFPASQVIFDTLAMGIEWLSVQEFEQMLGRAGRPDYHDEGKVYVLVEPDASYHSSMEGTEDETAFKLLKGEMEDVTTVYDTSSAAEETLANVVVAGKGAKKLNDRMIGEVPTTHAVGKLLEWEFIDGLSPTPLGRAVCRHFLAPDDAFRILDGIRKDHHPYDIVADMELAEEEL